From a region of the Roseivirga sp. 4D4 genome:
- the rho gene encoding transcription termination factor Rho: MYTIDELKLMLLSELKEIAEKMGVKNFKKLNKQDIIYAILDQQAITPEDKLPTKTEESAEAAETEKEEKPKAAKSEKPKRRPKRENVTETAADKKEEASEEKADEEKSEKPQRKDKRSDKREPRQDGEKGGEERKDRDQRRNKRQEYNQNIKDFDGLIESEGVLEMMQDGYGFLRSSDYNYLASPDDIYVSPSQIKLFGLKTGDTVKGQIRPPKEGEKYFALLRVESVNGKTTEEIRDRVPFEYLTPLFPEEMIKLSTKPSMMSTRILDMFAPIGKGQRGMIVAQPKTGKTVLLKEIANAIAENHPECYLIILLIDERPEEVTDMARSVKAEVISSTFDEQADRHVKVSNIVLEKAKRMVECGHDVVILLDSITRLARAYNTVVPSSGKILSGGVDANALHKPKRFFGAARNVENGGSLSIIATALIETGSKMDEVIFEEFKGTGNMELQLDRKLSNKRVYPAIDVPASGTRREDLLMSKEELQRVWILRKFMSDMNSVEAMEFLLDRMKGTRSNDEFLISMNN, encoded by the coding sequence ATGTACACCATTGACGAATTGAAGCTCATGCTTCTTTCTGAGCTAAAAGAAATAGCTGAGAAAATGGGGGTAAAAAACTTCAAAAAGCTGAACAAGCAAGATATCATCTATGCTATCCTAGATCAGCAAGCCATCACCCCAGAAGATAAACTACCCACAAAAACAGAAGAGTCCGCAGAAGCTGCTGAAACAGAGAAGGAAGAAAAACCTAAGGCTGCCAAGTCTGAAAAGCCTAAGCGTAGACCAAAAAGAGAAAATGTAACTGAAACTGCCGCTGATAAAAAGGAAGAGGCTTCAGAAGAGAAAGCGGATGAGGAAAAGTCTGAAAAACCTCAGCGCAAGGATAAGAGATCTGACAAAAGAGAGCCAAGACAAGATGGCGAGAAAGGCGGAGAAGAGAGAAAAGACAGAGATCAAAGAAGAAACAAGCGTCAGGAATACAACCAGAACATCAAAGACTTTGATGGACTGATTGAAAGCGAAGGTGTGTTAGAAATGATGCAAGACGGCTACGGCTTCTTGAGATCTTCTGACTACAACTACCTGGCGAGCCCTGATGATATTTATGTATCTCCATCTCAGATCAAACTATTTGGTCTAAAGACGGGCGATACGGTGAAAGGCCAAATCAGACCTCCAAAAGAGGGTGAAAAGTATTTCGCGCTATTAAGAGTTGAGTCTGTAAACGGTAAGACCACTGAAGAAATTAGGGATAGGGTTCCTTTTGAGTACTTAACGCCACTTTTCCCAGAGGAAATGATTAAGCTAAGTACCAAGCCGAGCATGATGTCTACTAGAATTCTAGACATGTTTGCACCGATCGGTAAGGGACAAAGGGGAATGATTGTCGCCCAGCCTAAAACGGGTAAGACGGTTCTCTTGAAAGAAATTGCAAATGCGATCGCTGAAAATCACCCTGAATGTTATTTGATCATCCTATTGATTGATGAGCGTCCTGAGGAAGTTACCGATATGGCTAGAAGCGTAAAAGCGGAAGTCATCTCATCTACTTTTGATGAGCAGGCCGATCGTCACGTGAAGGTTTCTAACATCGTGTTAGAAAAAGCCAAGCGTATGGTAGAATGTGGTCATGACGTAGTGATACTGCTTGATTCTATCACGCGACTTGCCAGGGCTTACAACACAGTAGTACCTTCATCAGGAAAGATTCTATCAGGTGGTGTGGACGCGAATGCATTACACAAGCCTAAGCGTTTCTTCGGGGCAGCCCGTAATGTTGAAAATGGTGGATCACTTTCCATTATCGCAACTGCATTGATCGAAACAGGGTCTAAAATGGACGAGGTAATCTTTGAAGAATTCAAAGGTACAGGTAACATGGAACTGCAATTGGATAGAAAACTATCTAACAAACGTGTTTACCCTGCGATTGATGTGCCAGCATCTGGCACACGTAGAGAAGACCTATTGATGAGCAAAGAAGAACTTCAACGTGTATGGATTCTGCGTAAGTTTATGAGTGATATGAACTCTGTCGAGGCCATGGAATTCTTATTGGACAGAATGAAAGGTACCCGCAGCAACGATGAATTCTTAATCTCAATGAACAATTAA
- the serS gene encoding serine--tRNA ligase, which produces MLQVANIIAEKERYVKGLEKRGIDNAETVLNEVIALDEDRKKTQQTLDSNLAEANSIAKQIGALMKEGKRDEAEVIKSRTAELKGLNKELSEQLNAYQEKLKQALYNIPNIPHDSVPVGKSDEDNEEIDRFGDFPTLDDSAQPHWDLIKKYDIIDFDLGIKITGAGFPVYKGKGARLQRALVNFFLDEAVAAGYAEVQPPIVVNEASGYGTGQLPDKEGQMYHIGSENMYLIPTAEVPITNLYRDVILGEDALPVKHAGFTPCFRREAGSWGAHVRGLNRLHQFDKVEIVQIRKPEESYDALQEMCDHVSGILKKLELPFRTLRLCSGDLGFTSVLTYDFEVYSAAQEKWLEVSSVSNFETFQANRLKLRYKDENKKSVLLHTLNGSALALPRIMAAILENNQSANGIKVPEVLIPYTGFDLID; this is translated from the coding sequence ATGCTACAAGTAGCCAACATCATTGCCGAAAAGGAAAGATATGTCAAAGGACTCGAAAAAAGGGGTATTGACAATGCTGAGACTGTATTGAACGAAGTCATAGCGCTTGATGAGGATCGAAAGAAAACGCAACAAACTTTGGATAGCAATCTTGCCGAGGCCAATAGCATTGCAAAGCAAATTGGTGCTTTGATGAAGGAGGGCAAACGTGACGAAGCGGAAGTAATAAAGTCCCGTACAGCCGAACTTAAAGGATTGAACAAGGAATTGAGTGAGCAACTGAACGCCTATCAGGAAAAACTAAAGCAAGCGCTTTACAACATCCCCAACATCCCACACGATTCAGTGCCAGTTGGTAAAAGTGATGAGGACAATGAAGAAATCGATCGTTTCGGGGATTTCCCAACGCTAGACGATAGTGCTCAACCTCACTGGGATTTGATTAAGAAGTACGACATCATTGACTTCGATCTGGGCATAAAGATTACAGGCGCAGGCTTCCCTGTCTACAAAGGAAAGGGGGCTCGTTTGCAGAGAGCCTTAGTAAACTTCTTCCTTGATGAAGCAGTAGCCGCAGGCTATGCCGAAGTACAACCACCTATTGTGGTGAATGAGGCTTCAGGTTATGGTACCGGGCAACTTCCGGACAAGGAAGGACAGATGTATCATATTGGGTCAGAGAATATGTATCTGATTCCAACAGCAGAAGTGCCGATCACCAACCTTTATCGGGATGTTATCTTAGGTGAGGATGCATTGCCTGTAAAGCATGCAGGCTTTACCCCTTGCTTTAGACGCGAAGCGGGCAGCTGGGGAGCTCATGTCCGTGGCCTCAACAGACTACATCAATTTGACAAGGTAGAAATCGTTCAAATCAGAAAACCTGAGGAGTCTTATGATGCCTTGCAGGAAATGTGCGATCACGTTTCCGGTATTTTGAAAAAGCTTGAACTTCCCTTCAGAACACTAAGACTTTGTAGTGGTGACCTAGGGTTCACTTCCGTGCTTACCTACGACTTCGAGGTGTACTCTGCGGCTCAGGAAAAGTGGCTGGAAGTAAGTTCCGTTTCGAATTTCGAGACCTTTCAGGCCAACAGATTAAAGCTTCGATACAAGGACGAAAACAAGAAATCTGTTTTACTCCATACATTAAATGGAAGTGCATTGGCCCTGCCTAGAATTATGGCAGCTATATTAGAAAACAACCAATCGGCTAACGGGATCAAAGTGCCTGAGGTACTTATACCTTATACCGGTTTTGACCTTATAGACTAA
- a CDS encoding GNAT family N-acetyltransferase has protein sequence MLVRKGTPADLEAVFDLVMELAIYEKAPHEVANSVERMREDGFGDKPVFEFFVAEERGNIVGTAIYYYRYSTWKGKALYLEDLVVRDSERGKGYGKMLLDAIVLEAKRTDSKQVRWQVLDWNEPAINFYKKLGADLDGEWINCTLTEEQIQNYQTD, from the coding sequence ATGCTTGTTAGAAAAGGTACTCCTGCAGATTTAGAAGCAGTTTTTGACTTGGTCATGGAGTTGGCTATCTATGAAAAGGCCCCTCATGAAGTGGCCAACTCTGTTGAACGCATGAGAGAAGATGGCTTCGGAGACAAGCCTGTTTTTGAATTCTTCGTTGCCGAAGAAAGAGGAAACATTGTCGGTACTGCTATTTACTATTACAGGTATTCTACCTGGAAGGGTAAAGCACTTTACCTGGAAGATTTGGTAGTACGCGATTCCGAAAGAGGCAAAGGCTATGGCAAAATGCTCCTTGACGCCATTGTGCTAGAGGCAAAACGTACCGACTCAAAACAGGTACGATGGCAAGTACTGGACTGGAACGAGCCCGCCATTAACTTTTACAAAAAACTTGGGGCCGATCTAGATGGAGAATGGATCAACTGCACATTAACAGAAGAACAAATTCAAAACTATCAAACAGACTGA
- a CDS encoding gliding motility-associated C-terminal domain-containing protein, with translation MARRAPFLKITIYAVIILAFVNQCLEAQTIPVVRANEKYCFDLSQPLALNSFVTIDGTGTDLLDGIQVSISQSYDPASDQLSYTDADGIIGVFDSTNGILTLSGNADLDAYNLALSRILFSSSATDNSSGVKAITLSLSNLDYYPETGHFYKFFSDPGILWTIAAAEAASKTLFGLNGYLATITTTGENQFILDRVSGTAWIGASDAAVEGVWRWVTGPEALQNNGEGRLLSDGFTNWEVGEPNNLGPEHFAHMMDWSSPPGKWNDLADPGGGGQYAPTGYIVEYGGQAGDPDVFSSITGTTTLDFSQTLDVIGSTSVCPNLMEVAYTAPDLFGYAYEWTVTGGTITSGQGTPNLLVDWGGTNANASVSLKVISAVICETVFDLPVKVNVQLEPPLPIGPDVICFTDLVSTQTYSTPLTTGSNYDWHITNGTIVGGEGTNEITVLWDGPGTGQLYFTESTTTATDICDGDSPILSIALREEIVPTFDIENVKCFEGSDGQITISNVIGLAPFSYQWNVDNTAVVNDNTVTGLSAGTYSVNISSTGCTINVPFTITEPQPLMGSINVQDVLCFGEATGIAEALITGGTGSYRYVWSHNPSVNQAILNNIPKGDYSVDIYDENNCVLTLDFEVNEPEALIITEVISTLVSCPGGNDGTLEAVVTGGVAPYSFTWQSSTETSSLATGFAKGTYRVTVTDDNGCSTSATHQVDEAIPKINFPSAFSPNGDQMNDTFGPTTPCAVIFNMEVYNKWGEVIFSTQDAQRQWNGILNGVAVPSGKYSYFAVWTVQANGQNISGEKKGVIRLIR, from the coding sequence TTGGCTAGACGCGCGCCATTTCTAAAAATCACAATCTACGCTGTAATCATTTTAGCGTTTGTGAACCAATGTCTGGAGGCGCAAACCATACCGGTCGTTAGGGCCAACGAAAAGTATTGCTTCGATCTAAGCCAACCCTTGGCGCTGAACTCCTTTGTAACTATTGATGGTACTGGCACAGACCTTTTGGATGGTATTCAGGTATCCATTTCTCAAAGTTATGACCCTGCCAGCGACCAGTTGAGTTATACTGATGCCGATGGAATTATCGGTGTATTCGACAGTACCAATGGCATTCTAACGCTATCCGGTAATGCTGACCTGGATGCTTATAACCTCGCTTTGAGTCGTATATTATTTAGCTCCAGCGCAACCGATAATTCATCAGGTGTTAAAGCGATTACTTTGTCCCTATCTAATCTGGACTATTACCCTGAAACTGGCCATTTCTATAAGTTCTTCTCCGATCCTGGAATTCTATGGACCATTGCTGCTGCCGAAGCTGCAAGTAAAACCCTGTTCGGTCTCAATGGATATCTGGCCACCATCACCACAACAGGAGAAAATCAATTTATCTTGGATAGGGTTAGTGGTACCGCATGGATAGGCGCCAGCGATGCTGCCGTAGAGGGGGTATGGAGATGGGTAACTGGTCCTGAGGCATTGCAAAATAATGGAGAGGGAAGGCTGCTCTCAGATGGATTTACAAATTGGGAAGTGGGGGAACCTAACAACCTTGGTCCAGAGCATTTTGCCCATATGATGGACTGGTCTAGTCCTCCAGGCAAATGGAACGACCTGGCCGACCCCGGAGGTGGAGGTCAATATGCGCCTACTGGATATATCGTAGAATATGGCGGACAAGCGGGCGATCCGGATGTCTTCTCTTCCATCACCGGCACTACAACTTTAGACTTTTCCCAAACCCTAGATGTAATCGGCTCCACTTCCGTATGCCCCAATTTAATGGAGGTTGCCTATACTGCACCTGACCTTTTTGGTTATGCCTATGAGTGGACCGTCACCGGTGGAACAATCACTTCTGGTCAGGGGACTCCCAACCTATTAGTGGACTGGGGTGGAACGAATGCCAATGCCAGCGTCTCATTGAAAGTCATTTCTGCGGTCATTTGTGAAACAGTATTCGACTTACCAGTCAAGGTGAATGTACAGCTCGAACCTCCACTTCCCATTGGCCCTGATGTCATTTGCTTTACCGATTTAGTTTCGACTCAAACTTACTCTACACCTTTAACCACAGGTTCCAATTATGATTGGCATATTACGAACGGAACCATAGTAGGTGGTGAAGGCACCAACGAGATTACCGTTTTATGGGATGGCCCAGGCACGGGTCAACTCTACTTCACGGAGTCTACCACCACCGCCACGGATATCTGTGATGGAGATTCGCCTATCCTCTCCATAGCTCTGCGTGAAGAGATCGTCCCCACCTTTGATATTGAAAATGTCAAATGCTTCGAAGGATCTGATGGTCAGATAACCATATCGAACGTCATAGGCTTAGCTCCCTTCTCCTATCAATGGAATGTGGACAATACCGCAGTCGTGAATGATAATACTGTAACAGGCCTCAGCGCTGGAACCTATTCTGTTAATATCAGCAGTACGGGCTGTACCATCAATGTCCCTTTTACGATTACTGAACCTCAGCCCTTGATGGGCTCAATCAATGTACAGGATGTACTGTGTTTCGGAGAAGCCACGGGAATCGCTGAAGCCTTAATTACCGGAGGAACCGGTTCTTATCGGTACGTATGGAGCCATAACCCTTCGGTCAATCAAGCCATTTTGAACAACATTCCAAAAGGTGATTATTCAGTGGACATCTACGATGAAAATAACTGTGTTTTAACGCTTGATTTCGAAGTAAATGAACCAGAAGCACTGATTATCACCGAAGTCATTTCAACACTCGTTTCCTGCCCGGGAGGAAATGACGGAACCTTAGAGGCCGTGGTTACGGGTGGAGTAGCACCCTACAGTTTCACTTGGCAGAGTAGCACTGAGACCTCATCTCTGGCAACAGGTTTTGCCAAGGGCACTTATCGAGTGACCGTTACCGATGACAATGGCTGCTCTACCTCAGCCACTCATCAAGTAGATGAAGCGATACCAAAAATCAACTTCCCTTCAGCATTCAGCCCCAATGGTGATCAAATGAATGACACTTTCGGGCCTACCACTCCTTGTGCTGTCATCTTCAATATGGAGGTGTATAATAAATGGGGCGAGGTGATCTTTTCCACCCAGGATGCCCAAAGACAGTGGAATGGTATACTCAATGGTGTGGCCGTACCATCTGGCAAATACAGTTATTTCGCAGTTTGGACAGTCCAAGCCAATGGCCAAAACATCTCCGGAGAAAAAAAGGGAGTAATCAGACTCATTCGATAG
- a CDS encoding gliding motility-associated C-terminal domain-containing protein, producing the protein MLSSLRKWSFPSIILPFIWSIWTLFPAHLQAQDHARLNASDSYALISGNSLSIDEIVSLQGPDTTALKGLQISISQNYEPGIDLLSYTEADGIVGVFDSGNGILTLTGNSNLATYQLALSRIIFTTSAIDNSNGIKTITVSLSNLDYYPDTGHFYEFFPAPNITWQDAAALAANQTLFGLRGYLATVTTSGENQFVVDRVSGTSWIGANDEVSEGDWRWVTGPEGLENGGLGRKLTDGFTNWDASEPNNLGEEDYAHMKDWSSPPGKWNDLRNQGAGGEFAPRGFIIEFGGLEDPSEASITGTTEIDILPPLELIGPQIICSEPGPFNYSATPFDGYNYFWTVTGGQISEGQGTPDIQVEWGPSNADAEASLRVTSPLNKEFDISLPIEIVGGIVPVLVIENVKCHGQSDGSVTISEVSGLSPFSYQWNVDNNAIVVDNAVTSLSAGSYSVDITSRGCTVNVPFVITQPQALTGSVSVQNVLCSGEATGAAEVIVSGGNGPYRYVWSNDPDLNQASLTNMSSGDYVVEVYDDNNCILTLDFSITAPQPLTGSISTQDILCSGETNGTAQAVVSGGTAPYRYVWSHDASINQPQVDDLSEGDYSLEVYDANNCLLTLDFTIAKSRTLAGSVSVQDVLCSGEATGAAEVIASGGIAPYRYVWSHDPNLNQASLSNTPGGVYSVEVFDANNCVLTLDFIIAEPRPLTGWVSVQNVLCSGEASGVAEVVVSGGVAPYRYIWSHDPNLNQASLSSMQSGDYTVEVYDANGCMLNLDLSITEPEALVITEIYSTLVSCPGGNDGSLEAIVTGGTGPYTYTWSDGFETNSFISGLTQGTYQLTVIDANGCSTTASQTVEDAIPKIKFPTAFSPNGDNMNDTFGPTTPCDVVFRMNIYNTWGELIFSTQNAQERWDGRLNGVPVPTGKYTYFAAWSIDANGYNAMQERRGSVLLIR; encoded by the coding sequence ATGTTATCATCTTTACGGAAATGGTCATTTCCGTCAATCATACTACCCTTTATTTGGTCTATATGGACCCTGTTTCCTGCGCACCTTCAGGCACAAGATCATGCTAGACTAAACGCATCCGATTCGTATGCACTCATTTCAGGAAACTCCCTAAGTATTGATGAAATCGTAAGCCTGCAAGGTCCAGATACCACCGCATTAAAAGGGCTCCAAATATCCATTTCACAAAACTATGAACCGGGTATTGACCTGTTAAGCTATACAGAGGCCGATGGAATAGTCGGTGTCTTTGACAGTGGAAATGGCATATTGACGCTAACCGGAAACAGCAATCTGGCTACCTACCAACTGGCCCTTAGCCGTATCATTTTCACTACCAGCGCAATAGATAATTCCAATGGCATTAAGACCATTACGGTATCCTTATCCAATCTCGATTACTATCCAGATACAGGCCATTTCTACGAGTTTTTCCCCGCACCCAACATTACCTGGCAAGATGCCGCGGCACTGGCAGCTAATCAGACACTATTTGGGTTAAGAGGCTATTTAGCGACCGTCACCACTTCAGGTGAAAACCAATTTGTGGTAGACCGGGTAAGTGGTACTTCCTGGATTGGAGCCAATGACGAGGTCAGCGAAGGGGACTGGCGCTGGGTAACTGGCCCCGAGGGCTTGGAAAATGGTGGACTGGGAAGAAAACTCACCGATGGATTCACCAACTGGGATGCTTCTGAACCCAATAACCTTGGTGAAGAAGATTATGCACATATGAAAGATTGGTCTAGTCCTCCAGGCAAATGGAATGACTTGAGAAACCAAGGGGCTGGTGGAGAATTTGCACCTAGAGGATTTATTATTGAATTTGGTGGTTTAGAGGATCCTTCCGAAGCATCCATTACCGGAACAACCGAAATTGACATTCTGCCCCCATTAGAACTTATAGGACCTCAAATCATATGTTCTGAACCGGGGCCTTTCAATTATTCAGCTACACCTTTTGATGGCTACAACTATTTCTGGACCGTCACCGGTGGACAAATATCAGAAGGTCAGGGAACGCCTGATATACAGGTTGAATGGGGACCAAGCAATGCTGATGCGGAAGCGAGCCTAAGAGTCACCTCACCCCTCAATAAAGAATTTGACATTAGTCTACCCATTGAGATTGTAGGAGGGATTGTGCCTGTACTCGTGATTGAAAACGTCAAATGCCATGGCCAATCTGATGGTAGTGTTACAATATCAGAGGTTTCCGGGTTATCACCATTTTCATATCAATGGAATGTCGATAACAATGCCATTGTAGTAGATAATGCCGTCACTAGCCTTAGTGCCGGATCTTATTCTGTTGACATCACAAGCCGTGGCTGTACTGTAAATGTTCCTTTCGTCATTACTCAACCTCAGGCCCTAACTGGTTCCGTGAGTGTTCAAAATGTATTGTGTTCCGGAGAAGCCACAGGCGCAGCAGAAGTCATTGTTTCCGGAGGCAATGGCCCGTACCGATATGTGTGGAGTAATGACCCTGATCTCAATCAAGCTTCACTGACCAACATGTCCAGTGGCGACTATGTTGTTGAGGTATATGATGACAACAATTGTATTTTGACTCTGGACTTTAGCATTACAGCACCTCAACCCTTAACGGGCTCAATTAGTACTCAAGACATATTATGCTCTGGAGAAACAAATGGCACGGCTCAAGCCGTAGTTTCGGGGGGTACAGCTCCGTACAGATATGTATGGAGCCATGACGCTTCCATTAATCAACCTCAAGTGGATGACCTATCAGAAGGAGATTATTCTCTTGAGGTATATGATGCCAACAACTGCTTGCTGACTTTGGATTTTACCATTGCAAAATCCCGAACCCTGGCTGGTTCAGTAAGTGTTCAAGACGTATTGTGTTCCGGAGAAGCCACGGGCGCAGCAGAAGTCATTGCTTCAGGAGGCATAGCCCCCTACCGGTATGTATGGAGCCATGATCCTAACTTGAATCAAGCTTCGTTGAGCAACACGCCAGGTGGCGTTTATTCTGTTGAGGTTTTTGATGCTAACAATTGTGTGCTGACTTTAGACTTTATCATTGCAGAACCCCGACCCCTAACAGGTTGGGTAAGTGTCCAAAACGTATTATGCTCGGGAGAAGCGTCTGGCGTAGCAGAAGTGGTTGTTTCCGGAGGTGTGGCCCCTTACCGATATATATGGAGTCATGATCCAAACCTCAATCAAGCTTCCTTGAGTAGCATGCAGAGTGGAGACTATACTGTTGAGGTTTATGATGCCAACGGCTGTATGCTGAACCTAGACTTATCTATCACTGAACCCGAAGCGCTTGTCATTACTGAAATCTACTCAACCTTGGTGTCTTGCCCAGGGGGCAATGATGGTAGCCTTGAAGCCATCGTTACTGGAGGTACAGGCCCATATACATATACTTGGAGTGATGGTTTTGAAACCAATTCATTCATTTCTGGTCTGACCCAAGGCACCTATCAACTCACAGTCATCGATGCAAATGGCTGTTCCACTACAGCCTCTCAAACAGTAGAAGACGCCATCCCCAAGATCAAATTTCCCACCGCCTTTAGCCCCAACGGAGATAATATGAACGATACCTTTGGACCCACCACCCCTTGCGATGTAGTATTTCGAATGAACATCTATAACACCTGGGGCGAGTTGATCTTCTCGACTCAAAATGCTCAGGAGCGTTGGGATGGTCGACTGAACGGGGTACCTGTCCCTACTGGCAAGTACACCTATTTTGCTGCATGGTCAATTGACGCCAACGGATATAATGCCATGCAAGAAAGAAGGGGGTCAGTGCTCCTAATTAGGTAA
- a CDS encoding DUF4286 family protein: MILYNVTVAIDKKVEAEWITWMKEVHIPEVMETNQFEEHKFFKVLNTEDPQSSSYSVQYFAADMKNIQMYMAAFAPELQQKALLKFPNQMAAFRTLLQSV, translated from the coding sequence ATGATTCTTTATAACGTAACAGTTGCTATAGATAAGAAAGTAGAGGCGGAGTGGATTACCTGGATGAAGGAGGTTCATATCCCTGAGGTGATGGAGACGAATCAGTTCGAGGAACACAAGTTCTTTAAGGTACTGAATACGGAAGACCCTCAATCATCATCTTATAGTGTGCAGTACTTTGCCGCTGATATGAAGAATATTCAAATGTATATGGCAGCTTTCGCTCCGGAATTGCAACAAAAGGCCTTGTTGAAATTTCCAAACCAAATGGCAGCGTTTAGAACGCTACTTCAGTCTGTTTGA